In Nitrospirota bacterium, the sequence ATGTATCGGCAACAGCTATAATCCGTGCAATCAAGGAGATGGCTTCATTTTTCAACCCGTCAGGGTAGCCCTTGCCGTCAAACCTTTCATGATGGTCTTTAACGCCGGGTATCACATCTTTGAGCTGTTTGATACGGCCAAGTATTTCAGCGCCATAATGGGCATGCATCTTCATTTTGTCAAACTCTTCATCGTTCAGCCCGCCCTGTTTCAGCAGTATCGCATCCCTTACGCCTATCTTGCCGATGTCATGCAAAATAGCGGCAAGCCTGAGTTTTTCAAACTGGGTTTTATCAAGCTCCATATACCTGCCGATAATCGTACTGTAGTTCATCACCCTTTTTGTGTGCCCGCCCGTGTATGGATCCCTCAGCTCAATCATTTCTGCCAGAGCCTGAGTGGTGGCAAAGAAAGTTTCCCTCAACTCTATGTACAGCCTTGCATTTTCAATGGCAATGGCGACCTGATCGGCAATGGATTTTATCAATTCCAGGTCATCCGCAGTAAAAATGCCTTTATTTTTGTTTATCCCCTGAAGAACGCCTATTATTTTTTCTTTTGATTTTACCGGCATGCAGATAATGCTCTTAGTTATAAATCCGCTGTGCAGGTCAGCCTTTTGGGAAAAACGCGGGTCAGATACTGCATCATTTACTATAACAGGCTCTCCATTCTGAACCACCCATCCGGCTATGCCTTCGCCTGTTTTAAGTCTGAAACGTTTTAGCTTCATACCCTTCTCCCCTGTTGCCACCTCAAAAAAAAGCTCGCCTGTTTCATCATCAATGAGAAGGAGGCTGCCTGCCTCTGCATTCAGCAGGGTAGTCAGCGCCGTAATGGTTCTCTCGCGGATTTCGCGGGTATCTAATGTTGAGTTAATAAGGGAAGAGACGTTTATGAAGGTTTCAAGCTGTTTCAGCTTCTTATCGTAATCCATCAAAAATTACCTTTTAAAAAAGGGTTGTAATTCCCCTTGATTATGCCTGAATTAAGTTTAATTTATCATAATTTTTTTATATTGACAAACATTATTCAAATATATAATATATTTTCTCTATGGCAAAGAGCCGCATTGTTACATTATGGATATTGCTGTTTATTTTAACCGCATATTTTCCATCATATGCGGCGAAGTCCACCTACGACCTGCATATAGCAAAGGGCATCTCATACGTTGAGACAAACGACTACAAAAACGCCATAGATGAATTTAAGACAGCCCTCAGTGAAAAACCCGACGACCCCATAGCCACACTTTACTTAGGCATAGCCTTAAGCCGGGCAGGAAACAGCGAGGCAGAGACAACATTAAAGAAAGCCCTTGCGCTTAACCCCGGAGAGCCGAGGACAAACCTTGAGCTCGGCATATACTATTTCAGCAAAGGGGTATATGATGAGGCAAAGGATTACTTTGAAAATACACTACAGATTGCGCCGAACACAGAGTTTTCATCCAAGTCGGCAGACTTTCTCAGGCTCATAAAAGAACGGAGCGTCGTAAAACCGTGGACCGTAAACATCTCTGCAGGCGGGCAATATGACAGCAATGTCATACTCAACCCAGACGACAGCTCTGTGCCGGGCGGAATCTCAAGGAGGGCTGACTGGAAGGCAATAGTATACTTGAGGGGCAAATACAACCTCATAACCAGGGACAAGGCAGAGAGTTCAGTGGGCTACAGCCTTTACCAGAGCCTGCACAGCAGTCTGAATGAATATGATATTACCCAGCATTTGCTGGAACTCAAAGGGTCCTACAACATATCGCCTTTATTAACGCTTAAAGGTGGATACGCATACGAATATGTGCTTGTAGGCGGGGACCGCTATGATTATGCAAATTCCATATCTCCGTCGCTTGTCATATCAGAGGGCGGCGGCTATACAACAGTGATTGACTACAGATACAGGGATGCCCGCTATCAGGACGCCGTTCTCTTTGCAAGCAACTCCGACCGGACAGGCACAAACAACCTGT encodes:
- a CDS encoding tetratricopeptide repeat protein, translated to MAKSRIVTLWILLFILTAYFPSYAAKSTYDLHIAKGISYVETNDYKNAIDEFKTALSEKPDDPIATLYLGIALSRAGNSEAETTLKKALALNPGEPRTNLELGIYYFSKGVYDEAKDYFENTLQIAPNTEFSSKSADFLRLIKERSVVKPWTVNISAGGQYDSNVILNPDDSSVPGGISRRADWKAIVYLRGKYNLITRDKAESSVGYSLYQSLHSSLNEYDITQHLLELKGSYNISPLLTLKGGYAYEYVLVGGDRYDYANSISPSLVISEGGGYTTVIDYRYRDARYQDAVLFASNSDRTGTNNLFGITQNIPIQANLLARVSYSHDEERTRLNYWNYRGNKGSAGLRFNIPGKILENTLMELTGEYYSKYYEGKNPTLGIDREDNTYTGSVSATKQLLQNYSLTLSYLYTSNDSNTESYNYKRQITSAFLNLRF
- a CDS encoding HD domain-containing protein — protein: MDYDKKLKQLETFINVSSLINSTLDTREIRERTITALTTLLNAEAGSLLLIDDETGELFFEVATGEKGMKLKRFRLKTGEGIAGWVVQNGEPVIVNDAVSDPRFSQKADLHSGFITKSIICMPVKSKEKIIGVLQGINKNKGIFTADDLELIKSIADQVAIAIENARLYIELRETFFATTQALAEMIELRDPYTGGHTKRVMNYSTIIGRYMELDKTQFEKLRLAAILHDIGKIGVRDAILLKQGGLNDEEFDKMKMHAHYGAEILGRIKQLKDVIPGVKDHHERFDGKGYPDGLKNEAISLIARIIAVADTFDAMTTDRPYRKGLSVEKAFEEFRKGSDTQFDKAVVDAFLNAWEDGELTLEK